From a single Pseudobutyrivibrio xylanivorans genomic region:
- the rpmE gene encoding 50S ribosomal protein L31 translates to MRQGIHPDYYQATVTCNCGNTFVTGSTKESIHVEICSKCHPFYTGQQKATQARGRIDKFNKKYGIESK, encoded by the coding sequence ATGAGACAGGGTATCCATCCAGATTATTATCAGGCTACTGTTACTTGCAACTGCGGTAACACATTCGTAACAGGTTCTACAAAGGAAAGCATCCACGTAGAAATTTGTTCTAAGTGCCATCCATTCTACACAGGCCAGCAGAAAGCTACACAGGCTCGTGGACGTATTGACAAGTTCAATAAGAAGTATGGTATTGAGTCAAAGTAG
- a CDS encoding SpaA isopeptide-forming pilin-related protein, producing MKRYLVLKRVMSVAVAVALFVAEPIGAFAQQADASAMTAVADEAIEKGEMNIESNEPSVDDAGSSSDDAAGEAGKTDAGLSGETQADNLGEQPGADSKNDEDFLNDDLKEQDKSNTEDNNSDSEKTSDESSEESSTEGDNEEIIEGEIEGETTEECAHANCKYTSNGDGTHLKHCVDCGEEFIEACVFEMPNEEVTEETTIVEANVEEATIEENNTDVVENTEDTISTEVVEEGIENIEATDNTNIVCQDTVDEVSLSENEEVAQKIVDTEIKTDLNKRTCIYCGYEELIEEENEEDKTFEVQVGDFKITAVVPAGAFDQDVEFRADRVTLTEHQKQLADEATTPENIDMYYAFDLRFVVLSEDGTEYEVEPNEGYAVNISIASATEVFDEIVHINDDDSIEVIDASICEEALEFEAEGFSIYALEGIGENNVLYKNSAYGAAYCSNASWAFIAPFDNAERNDRFAIQVQFNGAYKKFAPYSDNIKDCFIYGSNGSAHKGPNGEYQTDPNFKFNFVAPENYYIKSIVVERGYELGRLEFNPGNNATSYEFEAQMIRTVNGQFNKIIVELEPVTAELTGTTTVVNGATLINYVNNTKVFGEGFWFITGGSGQRDNDGDHCHYGHVYQGAAGNVLANGQFYLAKYGPYSSHPLFPNNVVNYQYNKSNYDYISKAYYDTGVVFSKDKEGYWTIDSSQAKYVYDSNHNQVVPKMGGSQFRPFENDDNHFGMILPINFSVNDTGTTNGKDTVFKFSGDDDVYVYIDGKLVLDIGGIHDAVKGQINFKTGEVLIQGDYNQEGHMLTSSLDENYSCYFKNSNGVEAKGIGTTNIYNILPENNVKELSQKEHVLTVVYFERGANVSNCKISYNFTKNETRTVDYENFKKDEKGAALAGAEFTLFTDEACTKIAEIANGQSAVTVSDQNGTISFKGVAAGVIPDGGNSSSRVYYMKETNAPEGYKTPEAAIWKLTVTAYSDGGKSYSLIALNDAAQYLSLDAWNNKVGDGWTDVKAIKNQLDVPEKTFRITKHVSNGTDVVPDPDARYKFVMKKIVDNVWNVMANQTYKIGDTEYITGQDGSFYLKADETAIFEHLYEDKFVICEVGVESQKFKLSSYNTRIVVDDDMANAVYYESSYEADRWVYVDFTNLAANTNDPTVFEKKVDFYNMMTFTLPQTGGGGIHFFTISGVLLMLLATLLLNKELINKYKEKNVMKKFKKVIATALAAVMMMAMSVTAFAAENTASITIQGLKDDATVYLYTVATLKDNKVDVKDWAKNSYKFDYADNTATNVTETAMTADQVTAIKTAFAGANLKAEKTLKASNGAVTFTELEAGVYYIVATSEQATYSPMVTVAITRDNKGKYVAASQTVTAKGTDNDLTKTADDQFVHNGQEVNFEITKQIPDFANKFVVYDYATNLSDLTQVAVNVNYADEDHAYSFTKVSEADGVIKYALDLTEVVYDAQTKEFKHDNAGKTLKITYTATVTSPEFYKNEATYQVNDGDELGRITVNGFEGDITLTKTGTDGKKLAGAKFTLTKKGKAATDTEPAVEDKVLTFTYDSTKKEYVYDPASTNTELVTGEEGILKVTGLDEGTYQFTETEAPQGYSINENYEQMTKTIGESTQSVHVTLTVEDSTLIKLPFTGGIGTTIFTVLGVAIMVLAAALYFVAIRKNAVK from the coding sequence ATGAAAAGGTATCTGGTTTTGAAGCGGGTAATGTCAGTCGCTGTTGCGGTTGCATTATTTGTTGCTGAGCCGATAGGAGCGTTTGCACAGCAGGCTGATGCAAGTGCTATGACGGCGGTCGCAGATGAGGCTATTGAAAAGGGAGAAATGAATATAGAATCAAACGAACCATCTGTTGACGACGCTGGCAGCTCTTCTGATGATGCTGCAGGGGAGGCAGGAAAGACCGATGCTGGTCTGTCAGGAGAGACACAGGCTGATAATTTGGGAGAACAGCCAGGTGCCGATTCAAAAAATGATGAAGATTTCTTAAATGACGATTTAAAAGAACAGGACAAGAGTAATACAGAGGATAATAATTCTGATTCAGAAAAGACATCAGATGAATCCTCTGAGGAGTCTTCTACTGAGGGTGATAATGAAGAAATAATTGAAGGAGAGATTGAGGGAGAAACAACTGAAGAGTGTGCGCATGCTAATTGCAAGTACACAAGTAATGGTGATGGCACACACTTAAAGCACTGCGTTGATTGCGGTGAAGAATTTATTGAGGCATGTGTTTTTGAAATGCCTAATGAGGAAGTGACAGAAGAAACTACTATAGTAGAAGCTAATGTAGAAGAGGCTACTATAGAAGAAAACAATACAGATGTTGTAGAGAATACAGAAGATACAATCAGTACTGAGGTTGTTGAAGAGGGTATTGAAAATATAGAAGCTACTGATAATACAAATATTGTTTGTCAGGATACAGTTGATGAAGTTTCATTATCTGAGAATGAGGAAGTAGCTCAGAAGATAGTAGATACAGAAATTAAAACAGATTTAAACAAAAGAACATGTATCTATTGTGGTTATGAAGAATTAATTGAAGAGGAAAATGAAGAGGACAAAACCTTTGAGGTTCAGGTAGGTGATTTTAAAATCACAGCCGTTGTTCCAGCAGGAGCTTTTGATCAGGATGTAGAGTTTAGAGCGGACAGAGTAACTCTTACTGAGCATCAGAAGCAGCTTGCAGATGAAGCCACAACTCCGGAGAATATTGACATGTATTATGCCTTTGATCTTCGTTTTGTTGTTTTATCAGAGGATGGAACTGAATACGAAGTTGAGCCTAATGAAGGCTATGCGGTAAATATTTCTATTGCTTCAGCAACAGAAGTTTTTGACGAGATTGTACATATTAACGATGATGATTCGATAGAAGTAATTGATGCTAGCATTTGTGAGGAAGCTTTGGAGTTCGAAGCTGAAGGTTTTTCTATCTATGCCCTAGAAGGTATTGGAGAGAATAACGTATTATACAAGAACTCAGCTTATGGTGCAGCATATTGCAGCAATGCCAGCTGGGCTTTTATAGCGCCTTTTGATAATGCTGAACGTAATGACAGATTTGCAATCCAGGTTCAGTTTAATGGTGCATACAAAAAGTTTGCTCCTTATTCAGATAATATAAAAGACTGCTTCATTTATGGTTCTAATGGTTCTGCCCATAAAGGACCTAATGGTGAATATCAGACTGATCCAAACTTTAAGTTCAACTTTGTTGCTCCTGAAAATTACTATATTAAGAGCATTGTTGTGGAGCGCGGATACGAGTTGGGAAGACTTGAATTTAATCCAGGTAACAATGCTACAAGCTATGAGTTTGAAGCACAGATGATTAGAACTGTAAACGGTCAGTTCAATAAAATCATTGTGGAGCTTGAGCCTGTTACAGCAGAGCTTACAGGGACAACCACAGTTGTTAATGGAGCCACACTTATTAATTATGTAAATAATACAAAGGTATTTGGTGAAGGCTTCTGGTTTATTACAGGTGGTAGTGGACAAAGAGATAACGATGGTGATCATTGCCACTATGGTCATGTATATCAGGGAGCTGCAGGTAATGTACTTGCCAACGGTCAGTTCTACCTTGCTAAGTATGGTCCTTATTCATCACATCCATTGTTCCCAAACAATGTGGTGAATTATCAATATAATAAATCAAATTACGATTATATTTCTAAAGCATACTATGATACTGGAGTTGTTTTCTCAAAGGATAAAGAAGGCTATTGGACAATCGACAGTAGCCAGGCTAAGTATGTTTATGATTCAAATCATAATCAGGTCGTTCCTAAAATGGGTGGTAGCCAGTTTAGACCATTTGAAAATGATGACAATCATTTTGGAATGATTCTTCCTATTAACTTTAGTGTTAATGACACTGGAACAACAAATGGTAAGGATACAGTATTCAAGTTCTCAGGTGACGACGATGTATATGTTTACATTGACGGAAAGCTTGTGCTTGATATTGGTGGTATTCATGATGCAGTAAAGGGACAGATTAATTTCAAGACAGGCGAGGTTTTAATCCAGGGTGATTACAACCAAGAGGGTCACATGCTTACATCGTCTCTTGATGAGAATTATTCTTGCTACTTTAAAAACTCAAATGGTGTTGAGGCAAAGGGCATTGGCACTACAAATATTTACAATATTCTTCCAGAGAATAATGTAAAGGAATTAAGCCAGAAGGAGCACGTTCTCACAGTTGTTTATTTCGAGCGTGGTGCTAATGTATCAAACTGTAAGATTAGCTACAACTTCACTAAGAACGAGACAAGAACTGTTGACTATGAGAACTTCAAGAAGGATGAAAAGGGTGCAGCTTTAGCAGGAGCAGAGTTCACACTTTTCACTGACGAGGCTTGTACAAAGATTGCAGAGATTGCAAATGGTCAGAGTGCAGTTACAGTTTCAGATCAGAATGGAACAATTTCATTTAAGGGCGTTGCTGCTGGAGTGATTCCAGATGGCGGAAACAGCTCTTCACGTGTTTATTATATGAAGGAAACAAATGCTCCAGAAGGGTACAAGACACCTGAGGCAGCTATTTGGAAGCTTACAGTTACTGCTTATTCAGATGGTGGAAAGTCTTATTCGCTTATTGCCTTAAACGATGCAGCTCAGTACTTGTCATTGGATGCATGGAATAATAAGGTTGGTGATGGCTGGACAGATGTTAAGGCAATTAAGAATCAGCTTGATGTTCCAGAAAAGACTTTCAGAATTACAAAGCATGTTTCTAATGGTACGGATGTGGTTCCTGATCCAGATGCAAGATACAAATTTGTCATGAAAAAGATTGTTGATAATGTATGGAATGTCATGGCAAATCAGACATATAAAATTGGCGACACGGAGTACATCACTGGGCAGGACGGAAGCTTTTACTTAAAAGCAGATGAGACGGCCATTTTCGAACATCTCTATGAAGATAAGTTTGTAATATGTGAGGTTGGTGTAGAATCTCAGAAATTTAAGTTATCTAGCTACAACACCAGAATTGTTGTAGATGATGATATGGCAAATGCAGTTTACTATGAGAGTTCATATGAAGCAGATAGATGGGTATATGTGGATTTCACAAACCTAGCTGCCAACACAAATGATCCTACTGTATTTGAGAAAAAGGTTGATTTCTATAATATGATGACCTTCACACTCCCACAGACTGGTGGCGGTGGAATTCATTTCTTCACAATCAGCGGAGTATTGTTAATGCTACTTGCGACGCTGTTATTAAATAAAGAATTAATAAATAAATACAAGGAGAAAAATGTAATGAAGAAATTCAAAAAAGTTATTGCTACTGCATTGGCAGCAGTAATGATGATGGCAATGAGCGTTACAGCTTTTGCCGCAGAGAACACAGCTTCAATCACTATACAGGGATTGAAGGACGATGCTACAGTTTATCTTTACACAGTAGCAACACTTAAGGACAACAAGGTTGATGTTAAGGATTGGGCAAAGAACTCTTATAAGTTCGATTACGCTGACAACACAGCTACTAATGTAACAGAGACAGCTATGACAGCTGATCAGGTTACAGCTATTAAGACTGCATTTGCTGGAGCAAACCTTAAAGCAGAGAAGACACTTAAGGCTTCAAACGGAGCTGTAACATTCACAGAACTTGAGGCTGGTGTATACTACATCGTTGCAACAAGTGAGCAGGCTACATACAGCCCAATGGTTACTGTTGCAATTACACGTGATAACAAGGGTAAGTACGTTGCTGCATCACAGACAGTGACAGCAAAGGGTACTGATAATGACCTTACAAAGACAGCTGATGATCAGTTTGTTCACAATGGTCAGGAAGTAAACTTCGAGATTACAAAGCAGATTCCTGATTTTGCAAATAAGTTTGTTGTTTACGATTATGCTACAAACCTTTCTGATTTAACACAGGTTGCTGTAAATGTAAATTATGCTGATGAAGATCATGCTTATTCGTTTACAAAGGTTTCTGAGGCAGACGGCGTTATTAAGTACGCTCTCGATTTAACAGAGGTTGTTTATGATGCTCAGACAAAGGAATTCAAGCATGATAATGCTGGAAAAACTCTTAAGATTACATATACAGCTACAGTAACATCACCAGAGTTTTATAAGAACGAGGCTACATATCAGGTAAATGATGGTGATGAGCTTGGAAGAATCACAGTAAATGGTTTCGAAGGTGATATCACACTTACAAAGACAGGTACAGATGGAAAGAAGCTTGCAGGTGCAAAGTTCACTCTTACAAAGAAGGGTAAGGCTGCAACTGATACAGAGCCAGCTGTAGAAGATAAGGTTCTTACATTTACATATGACTCTACAAAGAAGGAATATGTATATGATCCAGCTAGCACAAACACAGAGCTTGTAACAGGTGAGGAAGGTATCCTTAAGGTTACAGGTCTTGACGAGGGAACATATCAGTTTACAGAGACTGAGGCTCCACAGGGATACTCAATTAATGAAAACTATGAACAAATGACAAAGACAATTGGCGAGTCTACTCAATCAGTTCATGTGACATTAACTGTTGAGGATTCAACTCTTATCAAGCTCCCATTTACTGGTGGTATTGGTACAACAATCTTCACAGTACTTGGTGTTGCTATCATGGTTCTTGCAGCTGCACTTTACTTCGTAGCAATTCGCAAGAACGCTGTAAAGTAA
- a CDS encoding glycosyltransferase family 2 protein, protein MKLLSFAVPCYNSAAYMEHCVESLLHGGEDVEIIIVDDGSQKDNTAEIADRLAAEHPTIIKAVHQENGGHGQAVNTGLKNATGLFFKVVDSDDWVDAEAYDKILETLRASVEDGKNLDMLISNYVYEKEGALHKKVMSYSNLPVNQYFTWDETGHFRKGQYILMHSVIYRTKLLRDCGLELPKHTFYVDNLYVFYPLPYVKNMYYLDVDFYRYFIGRDDQSVNEKVMISRIDQQIKVNKLMLEAYDYKNITNRHIRKYMFNYLEMITVISTVLLMKSGTAENQQKRRDLWAYIKSQDYYLYRKLRYGILCGTTNLPGHGGRAISITAYKIAQKVVGFN, encoded by the coding sequence ATGAAATTATTGAGTTTTGCTGTTCCTTGCTACAATTCCGCTGCATATATGGAGCACTGTGTTGAAAGCTTGCTTCATGGTGGCGAGGATGTTGAAATCATCATTGTTGATGATGGTAGTCAAAAGGATAATACAGCAGAAATTGCAGATAGACTTGCAGCCGAGCATCCAACAATTATCAAGGCTGTTCATCAGGAAAATGGTGGACATGGACAGGCTGTAAATACAGGTCTTAAGAATGCCACAGGTCTTTTCTTCAAGGTTGTGGATTCTGATGACTGGGTTGATGCAGAGGCTTATGACAAGATTCTGGAGACTCTTCGCGCTTCGGTTGAGGATGGCAAGAATCTTGACATGCTTATTTCAAACTACGTTTACGAGAAGGAAGGCGCCTTACATAAAAAGGTAATGTCTTATTCAAACCTTCCAGTAAATCAGTATTTTACCTGGGATGAGACAGGTCACTTCAGAAAGGGCCAGTACATCCTCATGCATTCGGTAATCTATCGTACAAAGCTTCTTAGAGATTGTGGACTAGAGCTTCCAAAGCATACATTCTATGTGGATAATCTTTATGTATTTTATCCACTTCCATATGTTAAGAACATGTATTACCTTGATGTGGATTTCTATCGTTACTTCATTGGTCGTGATGATCAGTCAGTTAATGAAAAGGTTATGATTTCACGAATTGATCAGCAGATTAAGGTAAACAAGCTTATGCTTGAGGCCTATGACTACAAGAACATTACTAACAGGCACATTAGAAAATATATGTTCAACTATCTTGAGATGATTACAGTTATCTCAACAGTACTTCTTATGAAGAGTGGTACTGCAGAAAACCAGCAGAAGCGTCGTGATCTTTGGGCTTACATCAAGTCTCAGGATTATTATCTTTACAGAAAGCTTCGCTATGGTATTCTTTGTGGAACTACTAACCTTCCAGGCCATGGTGGTCGCGCGATTTCAATCACTGCGTACAAGATTGCACAGAAGGTTGTTGGTTTTAACTAA
- the prmC gene encoding peptide chain release factor N(5)-glutamine methyltransferase, with product MTFKQALEKGIVLLESENIADARIDAWLLMSFVSGLSKAQYFLKQNDEIDELTLYKYKDVLLKRAHRIPLQHITGEQDFMGLTFWVNEHVLIPRQDTETLVEEALKVIPSGSHVLDLCTGSGCVIISLAALGQGCSGIGVDISEDALAVARENGNRLVGPKVAFVQGDLWQPVSGKFNAIVSNPPYIRTEEVEKLETEVKDHEPRLALDGTEDGLFFYREITAHAREYLNEGGWLLVEIGFDQGQDVEKLFIENDFIDVEVVKDLAGNDRVVKGHI from the coding sequence ATGACATTTAAGCAGGCTTTAGAAAAAGGTATTGTTTTACTAGAATCGGAAAATATTGCGGATGCCAGGATTGACGCATGGTTGCTGATGTCTTTTGTCAGCGGTCTTTCCAAAGCGCAGTATTTCCTGAAGCAGAACGATGAAATAGACGAGCTCACCCTTTATAAATACAAGGATGTGCTTTTGAAGAGAGCCCATCGAATTCCACTTCAGCATATAACTGGAGAGCAGGATTTTATGGGACTGACCTTCTGGGTTAATGAGCATGTGCTTATACCTAGACAGGATACAGAGACTCTGGTTGAGGAGGCTTTAAAGGTTATCCCAAGCGGAAGTCATGTTTTGGATTTGTGTACAGGCAGCGGATGTGTTATTATTTCACTTGCTGCACTTGGTCAGGGATGCTCGGGTATCGGTGTTGATATTTCTGAGGATGCTCTTGCGGTTGCTCGTGAAAATGGTAATCGTCTGGTAGGGCCAAAGGTTGCCTTTGTTCAGGGCGATTTGTGGCAGCCAGTCAGCGGCAAATTCAATGCAATTGTTTCTAATCCGCCTTATATTCGCACCGAAGAGGTGGAGAAGCTTGAAACAGAGGTTAAGGATCATGAGCCTCGTCTTGCCTTGGATGGTACCGAGGACGGATTGTTCTTCTATCGTGAGATTACAGCTCACGCCCGTGAGTATCTCAATGAAGGTGGCTGGCTTTTGGTAGAAATCGGATTTGATCAGGGACAGGATGTAGAGAAATTGTTCATTGAAAACGATTTTATAGATGTTGAAGTCGTTAAGGATTTAGCAGGAAACGACAGAGTAGTTAAAGGACATATATAA
- a CDS encoding NAD(P)-dependent malic enzyme: MASIDETAVFLHKQWNGKIETTSKAPVRNREDLSIAYTPGVAAPCRIIAEDSEQAYNYTLKANTVAVVSDGSAVLGLGNIGPLAGLPVMEGKCVLFKEFGGVNAFPIVLNTQDPDEIVAAVKAIAPTFGGINLEDISAPRCFEIEERLKKELDIPVFHDDQHGTAIVVLAGIINALKVVGKQKENCKVVVNGAGSAGVAITKLLLTYGFKDVTMCDREGIIGPDYPNLNWMQKEMTKVTNLSHKTGTLADALVGADIFVGVSAPGIVSKEMVASMAKDSILFAMANPTPEIMPDEAKAAGARVIGTGRSDFPNQVNNVVAFPGIFRGALEARATAITEEMKLAAAETIANLVDEDQLSDEFILPEAFDPRVPVAVANAIKALV, encoded by the coding sequence ATGGCATCAATTGACGAAACAGCGGTATTTTTACACAAGCAATGGAACGGTAAAATCGAGACAACCTCGAAGGCTCCTGTTCGAAACAGGGAAGACCTTTCAATCGCTTACACACCAGGAGTTGCAGCTCCTTGCCGTATCATTGCAGAGGACTCTGAGCAGGCTTACAACTACACCCTAAAGGCAAACACGGTGGCTGTTGTATCTGATGGCTCGGCAGTACTTGGACTTGGAAATATCGGTCCACTTGCAGGACTTCCAGTTATGGAAGGTAAATGCGTACTGTTCAAGGAGTTCGGTGGTGTCAATGCATTCCCTATCGTTTTAAATACTCAGGATCCAGATGAGATAGTTGCAGCTGTAAAGGCTATTGCACCTACCTTTGGCGGGATCAATCTTGAGGATATTTCAGCTCCACGTTGCTTCGAAATTGAGGAGCGCCTTAAGAAAGAGCTGGATATTCCAGTTTTCCATGATGATCAGCATGGCACAGCGATTGTTGTACTTGCCGGTATCATCAATGCTCTTAAGGTAGTAGGAAAGCAGAAGGAGAATTGCAAGGTTGTTGTAAATGGTGCCGGTTCAGCTGGAGTTGCCATTACAAAGCTTCTTCTTACCTACGGATTCAAGGACGTTACAATGTGTGACCGCGAGGGCATAATTGGTCCTGATTATCCAAACCTGAATTGGATGCAGAAGGAGATGACAAAGGTTACAAATCTTTCTCACAAGACAGGAACACTTGCAGATGCACTTGTTGGTGCTGATATTTTCGTTGGAGTTTCAGCACCTGGAATTGTTTCAAAGGAAATGGTTGCTTCAATGGCAAAAGATTCGATTCTTTTTGCAATGGCAAATCCTACTCCTGAGATTATGCCTGACGAGGCAAAGGCTGCTGGTGCTCGTGTCATTGGTACAGGACGTTCAGACTTCCCTAATCAGGTCAACAACGTAGTTGCTTTCCCAGGTATTTTCAGAGGTGCACTCGAGGCTCGTGCCACAGCAATCACCGAGGAGATGAAGCTGGCAGCAGCTGAGACTATCGCAAATCTTGTGGATGAGGATCAGCTTAGCGATGAATTTATCCTGCCAGAGGCCTTTGATCCACGTGTGCCAGTTGCAGTAGCTAATGCTATTAAGGCTCTGGTTTAA
- the prfA gene encoding peptide chain release factor 1 gives MFDRLEDLVLRYEEVMNLLSEPDVANDNARFRALMKEQSDLAPIVEAYKQYTAHKQNIEDSLALLDEETDEEMKELAKEELNESKAEVERLEQELKILLLPKDPNDDKNVIVEIRAGAGGEEAALFAAEIYRMYVHYVESRGWKVELLEADETGIGGMKNIEFMVKGTGAYSILKYESGVHRVQRVPETESQGRIQTSTCSVAVMPEAEEVDIQIEEKDIRIDVMRASGNGGQCVNTTDSAVRLTHYPTGIVIYSQTEKSQLQNKEKAFALLRAKLYDLELQKQQDAEAAERRSQIGTGDRAEKIRTYNFPQGRVTDHRINLTLYKLDKIMDGDIQEILDALIAADQAAKLAKMNEK, from the coding sequence ATGTTTGATAGATTAGAAGATTTAGTTTTAAGATATGAAGAGGTTATGAACCTTCTTTCTGAGCCAGACGTTGCAAATGACAATGCACGTTTTAGAGCTCTTATGAAGGAGCAGTCAGACCTAGCACCAATCGTAGAAGCATATAAGCAGTATACAGCTCACAAGCAGAATATCGAGGATTCTCTTGCTCTCCTTGATGAGGAGACAGATGAGGAGATGAAGGAGCTTGCAAAGGAAGAGCTTAACGAGTCAAAGGCTGAGGTTGAGCGCCTTGAGCAGGAGCTTAAGATTCTTCTTCTTCCAAAGGACCCTAATGATGATAAGAACGTTATCGTAGAAATCCGTGCAGGTGCCGGCGGTGAAGAGGCAGCTCTTTTCGCAGCAGAGATTTATCGTATGTATGTACACTATGTAGAGTCTCGTGGTTGGAAGGTAGAACTTCTTGAGGCCGATGAAACAGGTATCGGTGGTATGAAGAACATCGAGTTCATGGTTAAGGGAACTGGTGCTTATTCTATTCTTAAGTATGAGTCAGGTGTACACCGTGTACAGCGTGTACCAGAGACAGAATCACAGGGCCGTATCCAGACATCTACATGTTCAGTAGCTGTTATGCCTGAGGCAGAGGAAGTAGATATCCAGATTGAAGAGAAGGATATCCGTATCGACGTTATGCGTGCTTCTGGTAACGGTGGTCAGTGTGTCAACACAACAGATTCAGCTGTTCGACTTACTCACTACCCAACTGGTATTGTTATCTACAGCCAGACTGAGAAGTCACAGCTTCAGAATAAGGAAAAGGCTTTCGCACTCCTTCGTGCAAAGCTCTACGATTTAGAGTTACAGAAGCAGCAGGATGCTGAGGCAGCAGAGCGCCGCTCACAGATTGGTACAGGTGACCGTGCTGAGAAGATTCGTACTTACAACTTCCCACAGGGACGTGTTACAGACCACCGTATCAACCTTACACTTTACAAGCTTGATAAGATTATGGATGGAGATATCCAGGAGATTCTTGATGCGTTAATCGCAGCAGATCAGGCAGCTAAGCTTGCAAAGATGAATGAAAAATAA
- a CDS encoding DUF1385 domain-containing protein, which translates to MKYSGIGGQAVMEGVMMRNGNQYAVAVRKPDNEITVDVKNTKDINDIWHKIPIIRGMVSFIESLVIGLKTLMYSASFFEDEEDAVDKSKLSEAELKKLEKKEKAEMGGTLFLSFVLALGVFFALPYFLSLAFNRFVDSQALIAFVEGIIRIAIFIGYVAIISRMEDIKRTFMYHGAEHKCINCVEAGKPLTVENVRTSTRFHKRCGTSFIFIVFIISVFIFMFITFDNTWLKLVARLVLIPVIAGISYEFIRLAGRYENAFVDAISQPGLWLQRLTVMEPDDDMIEVGIASVEAVFDWKEFQKENEGCF; encoded by the coding sequence ATGAAGTATTCGGGTATTGGCGGTCAGGCTGTAATGGAAGGCGTCATGATGCGCAACGGCAATCAGTATGCTGTAGCCGTTCGCAAGCCAGACAATGAAATTACAGTGGACGTCAAAAATACAAAAGATATAAATGATATTTGGCATAAGATTCCAATCATTCGCGGCATGGTCTCATTTATTGAGTCGTTGGTAATCGGTCTGAAGACATTGATGTATTCAGCTTCTTTCTTCGAAGATGAGGAGGATGCAGTTGATAAATCAAAGCTTTCAGAGGCGGAATTAAAGAAGCTTGAGAAAAAGGAGAAAGCAGAGATGGGCGGAACCCTTTTCCTTTCTTTTGTTCTTGCACTTGGCGTATTTTTCGCGTTGCCATATTTCCTTTCTCTTGCATTTAATCGCTTTGTTGATTCACAGGCACTGATTGCTTTTGTTGAGGGAATTATCAGAATCGCTATTTTCATTGGATATGTAGCGATTATTTCTCGGATGGAAGATATTAAGCGTACGTTCATGTACCATGGTGCTGAGCACAAATGCATCAATTGTGTTGAGGCAGGAAAGCCACTTACAGTAGAAAATGTTAGAACTTCTACCAGATTCCACAAGAGATGTGGTACAAGCTTTATCTTTATTGTCTTTATTATTTCAGTGTTCATTTTCATGTTTATCACCTTTGATAATACATGGTTGAAGCTTGTTGCCAGACTAGTGCTTATCCCTGTGATTGCAGGTATTTCTTATGAATTCATTCGTTTGGCAGGCAGATATGAAAATGCTTTTGTTGATGCCATCTCTCAGCCAGGCCTTTGGCTGCAGCGTTTGACGGTTATGGAGCCAGATGACGATATGATTGAAGTTGGCATTGCATCGGTAGAGGCAGTTTTTGATTGGAAGGAATTCCAAAAAGAAAATGAGGGTTGTTTCTGA
- a CDS encoding DUF4364 family protein, producing the protein MAEPTMIYKITILELLQRSGFPLSNSQITDFFLEGDLTDYFTAQQAISDDEDAGLILSRTTHNNTTYAITEEGKKTLELFKEKITPALSKDINKYLKINSIAMKEENSYKANYFKADRGGYVVQLRITENDVPTIDLSFHVQSKEQAETLCNNWKVRSEEVYFSILDILMN; encoded by the coding sequence ATGGCAGAACCAACCATGATTTATAAGATTACTATACTAGAATTGCTTCAACGAAGTGGTTTTCCTCTTAGTAATAGTCAGATTACGGATTTCTTTCTTGAGGGAGACCTCACAGATTATTTTACAGCTCAGCAGGCTATCAGTGATGACGAGGATGCTGGACTGATTCTTTCAAGAACTACACACAACAATACAACCTACGCCATCACGGAAGAGGGTAAAAAGACCTTGGAGCTCTTCAAGGAGAAAATCACTCCAGCTCTTTCAAAGGATATTAACAAATATTTGAAGATTAACTCTATTGCCATGAAGGAGGAGAACTCCTACAAAGCAAACTATTTCAAGGCTGATAGAGGCGGTTATGTGGTGCAGCTTCGTATCACAGAGAACGATGTTCCTACAATCGATTTGAGCTTCCATGTTCAGAGCAAGGAACAGGCTGAAACCCTTTGTAATAACTGGAAAGTTCGTAGTGAAGAGGTGTATTTTTCAATACTTGACATACTTATGAACTGA